Proteins from a genomic interval of Undibacterium parvum:
- a CDS encoding helix-turn-helix domain-containing protein — MSAISTPARTTDLPAAALNFPVLSNDAGWRCQGSLWSTLHEVCELLHIPTPTNSHNEDALFQHVRYKAGQRIHTIGQQFENLYIVNSGFLKTVLIDEYGNEQVLSFPMKADLLGIDAIYTQRHASEAVALSDCDVILIPYKTFSALGRTYAELEQAMFSAMSRELVREQAMISMLSSLSAEAKVARFLTNLGERFGQLGYSNKVFNLRMTRHEIGSYLGLTLETVSRTLSAFNELGLITVDQRQIGIIDPVSLKALRRLPPSKSRIKVSKIVSEKMSEKVSALVSKNLLPQWSPELAGALN, encoded by the coding sequence ATGTCCGCTATTTCTACACCAGCAAGAACGACAGATTTGCCAGCAGCCGCGCTCAACTTCCCTGTGCTATCTAACGATGCGGGATGGCGTTGCCAGGGTAGTTTATGGTCAACTTTACATGAGGTATGTGAATTACTTCACATACCAACACCGACCAACTCCCACAACGAAGATGCCCTATTTCAGCATGTGCGTTACAAGGCTGGACAAAGAATTCATACCATAGGGCAGCAATTCGAGAACCTTTACATAGTCAACTCTGGTTTTCTTAAGACCGTCTTGATCGACGAATACGGCAATGAACAAGTTCTCAGTTTCCCCATGAAAGCCGACCTCTTGGGTATCGATGCGATCTACACTCAACGTCACGCCTCTGAGGCGGTGGCGCTTTCAGATTGCGATGTTATTTTAATTCCTTACAAAACATTTTCAGCTCTGGGTCGTACTTACGCAGAACTAGAACAAGCCATGTTTAGTGCAATGAGTCGCGAACTGGTGCGCGAACAAGCGATGATTAGTATGCTTAGCAGCTTGAGCGCGGAAGCCAAAGTTGCGCGCTTCCTTACCAATCTTGGTGAGCGCTTCGGTCAATTGGGCTATTCAAACAAGGTATTTAATCTGCGTATGACACGCCACGAAATCGGAAGTTATCTGGGTTTGACGCTAGAGACCGTCAGCCGCACACTTTCAGCATTCAATGAATTAGGATTGATCACAGTCGACCAAAGACAGATCGGCATCATAGACCCAGTTTCATTAAAAGCCTTACGCCGACTGCCACCGAGCAAATCACGGATTAAAGTGAGTAAAATAGTCAGTGAAAAGATGAGCGAAAAGGTGTCCGCGCTGGTCTCTAAAAATCTTTTACCTCAATGGTCACCAGAACTAGCCGGTGCTTTAAATTAA
- a CDS encoding response regulator has protein sequence MNLFIVEDSPYIQNRLIRFVEELPDIHVVGVSGEVQAAYAAILASDTEAMILDVQLSDGNGLQLLKNIKLSNPEIKVVVLTNHSTEANRVQALRAGADGFLDKSTDFEQIPGILHDWQQPQLSPNLN, from the coding sequence ATGAACTTGTTTATCGTTGAAGACTCACCGTATATACAAAACCGTTTGATACGGTTTGTTGAGGAACTGCCAGATATTCACGTGGTAGGGGTTTCCGGAGAAGTTCAGGCAGCCTATGCGGCGATTCTCGCCAGCGATACCGAAGCCATGATACTTGACGTGCAATTAAGCGACGGAAATGGCCTGCAACTACTCAAAAACATCAAACTCAGTAACCCTGAAATTAAAGTTGTGGTCTTAACGAATCACTCAACGGAAGCCAATCGAGTGCAAGCGCTACGCGCTGGTGCGGATGGTTTTTTGGATAAATCTACAGATTTTGAACAAATACCAGGCATTTTGCACGATTGGCAACAGCCGCAACTCTCACCGAATTTAAATTAA
- a CDS encoding response regulator codes for MIRILIADDHTIMREGLKRILEGVEDIQVVGEAIDGHDTLEKARLGNFDVLLMDLSMPGRSGVDLIRQIKDEMPKLPILVLTMHEEEQYAVRTIRAGARGYLTKESAGTQLVTALRKVASGRPYISIEVAEQLAMSAMPADNEHPHSLLSDREFEVFGYLVKGKSITEIAELLHLSVKTVSTHKTRIMQKMDRNTLSDLVQYAVAHNLI; via the coding sequence ATGATTCGAATTTTAATCGCCGACGACCACACTATCATGCGAGAAGGCTTAAAACGCATACTTGAGGGTGTAGAGGACATACAGGTCGTCGGAGAAGCGATAGACGGACACGACACCTTAGAAAAGGCCAGGTTGGGCAATTTTGATGTCTTGCTAATGGATCTTTCCATGCCGGGTCGCAGCGGTGTAGATTTGATCCGCCAAATCAAAGACGAGATGCCGAAGCTGCCAATACTTGTGCTCACCATGCACGAAGAAGAACAATACGCGGTGCGCACTATACGCGCCGGGGCCCGTGGCTACCTGACTAAAGAGAGCGCAGGAACCCAATTGGTCACCGCGCTGCGCAAAGTGGCATCTGGCCGCCCTTACATCAGTATAGAGGTCGCCGAACAATTAGCCATGTCGGCCATGCCGGCCGATAATGAGCATCCACACTCGCTCTTATCGGATCGAGAGTTCGAGGTATTTGGGTATTTGGTCAAAGGAAAATCGATTACGGAAATCGCAGAGCTTTTGCATTTGAGCGTCAAAACTGTCAGCACCCACAAAACACGTATCATGCAGAAAATGGACAGAAACACCCTGTCCGATTTAGTCCAATACGCGGTGGCGCACAATCTGATTTAA
- the dbpA gene encoding ATP-dependent RNA helicase DbpA: protein MTSTFSTLALAPELIRNLDSLGYTQMTPIQAASLPIILEQRDLIAQAKTGSGKTAAFGIGILAKLNPSYFAIQALVICPTRELADQVSNEIRRLARFAENIKVLTLCGGTPMRPQMASLEHGAHIVVGTPGRLLDHIGRGSIKLSTVQTLVLDEADRMVDMGFYEDIVGIVAACSPRRQTLLFSATYPDNIRKASEQFLREPAEIKVESQHATSQIEQIFYAVTPDNRNAAVAQLLKHYRPVSTLAFCNTKIHCRELAEELQQQGINALALYGDLEQRERDEILVLFSNQSCSVLVATDVAARGLDIQTLGAVINVDVSKDTEVHIHRIGRTGRAGEKGLALSLAAANEKKWVKLIEEYQNAPVQWQDLEQLSVNSEEALQAPMTTICIMGGKKDKLRPGDLLGALTGDVGLSKEQVGKINVFEFMTYVAIDRRVADDTLDKLSRSNIKGRQFRMRIVW from the coding sequence ATGACCTCAACTTTTTCCACTCTAGCGCTGGCTCCCGAGCTGATCCGCAATCTCGACAGTCTAGGCTACACCCAGATGACGCCGATACAGGCAGCGAGTCTGCCCATCATATTGGAGCAACGTGACCTGATCGCGCAGGCGAAAACTGGCAGCGGAAAAACCGCAGCGTTTGGAATTGGCATATTGGCCAAACTCAATCCCAGCTATTTTGCCATTCAGGCACTGGTAATCTGCCCAACCCGCGAACTGGCGGATCAGGTTTCCAATGAGATACGCAGACTCGCTCGTTTTGCTGAGAATATCAAAGTCTTGACTTTGTGCGGAGGAACTCCGATGCGTCCACAAATGGCATCTTTAGAGCATGGCGCGCACATCGTGGTGGGCACACCTGGTCGCCTGCTCGATCACATAGGTCGCGGCAGCATCAAACTATCTACCGTCCAAACCTTGGTGCTCGATGAAGCCGATCGTATGGTCGATATGGGTTTTTATGAGGATATCGTGGGCATAGTTGCCGCCTGCTCACCACGTCGCCAGACGCTATTATTTTCAGCCACCTACCCGGATAATATTAGAAAAGCCAGTGAGCAATTTCTACGCGAACCAGCCGAAATCAAGGTTGAAAGTCAACACGCAACGAGCCAGATCGAGCAAATTTTTTATGCCGTAACGCCTGACAATCGAAATGCCGCAGTTGCTCAATTACTCAAACACTATAGACCCGTCTCTACCCTCGCATTTTGCAATACCAAAATTCATTGCCGCGAACTAGCCGAAGAACTGCAACAACAAGGCATTAACGCGCTAGCCCTGTATGGCGATCTGGAACAGCGGGAACGCGATGAGATTTTGGTTTTATTTTCCAACCAAAGCTGTTCGGTACTAGTTGCCACGGATGTCGCCGCACGTGGGCTCGATATACAAACCTTGGGTGCGGTAATCAACGTCGATGTCTCTAAAGACACCGAGGTCCACATCCATCGCATAGGTCGTACCGGCCGTGCCGGAGAAAAAGGCTTAGCACTCAGCTTGGCCGCAGCGAATGAAAAAAAATGGGTGAAACTGATAGAGGAATATCAGAATGCGCCTGTGCAATGGCAAGACCTGGAGCAACTGAGCGTCAACTCTGAAGAAGCATTGCAAGCCCCAATGACCACCATTTGCATTATGGGAGGTAAAAAAGACAAGCTGCGCCCAGGTGATTTATTAGGTGCATTAACCGGAGATGTGGGTTTAAGCAAAGAGCAGGTAGGAAAAATCAATGTCTTTGAATTTATGACCTATGTTGCAATTGATAGACGAGTGGCCGATGACACCCTAGATAAGCTTAGTCGTAGCAATATTAAGGGTCGCCAATTTCGCATGCGCATCGTCTGGTAA
- a CDS encoding GGDEF domain-containing protein, which translates to MNLYALSDEISRLHPEASALVGAPQVEVLASLAWYLRQLDSQASLALIEEAEYLITSGSLPEDQSRVVRSRLLLTQAEIAALTRDFELAEQLLLAARAGFVLQADVTGEGDSYLVESVLALEQGDMKRALSASQSALSRFEQGCELLRILLAQAWHIYLLAFSEPERARKDLMLLVSTNELKHPALAALIAATQAELLFTTEVARSAVLYSQASELAQKAGLIRLAIMAACNAGVALQKLGDFDAAATSYDWAVTRARKTEWPLMIAFSLMRFGELLRHLNRLEQSQQVLEESLQGLIASNHGIHTAIAQAELGTTLLLRGLPKQAAAYFDTAIALYRAAGSRGNLAEHLISQARALSAAGEPMAALMAIDEARQLIIELSSDTLHIDLRVALAEIYARHELPYSFEIAAPNLVLHFLEEALIVGNGLQGWQAPATLLLSLAEAWSAVQQGKKAFEYAKKAIAADRRERNKQAENWATLMQVRHETERAKADAIHHQQMASASLETSQTLKLLAKVGQEITADLNFKNVCQSLQRHLGSLLGAADICIWLITAKSGELELSYCVEGGVAISPTLSPNENKLRNAVLCIGQRDELVCESDVSATSSQANLFGPLIIADRALGVIAIQSTNAGAYGERERLIFRSLCAYGAIALDNAYAHDQLQKTQDQLELALKELEETSLTDPLTGLKNRRFLIQNIENDVALCIRHYQLNPNDKNRIPKDADLLMFLVDLDHFKQINDKYGHAAGDAVLVQIRERLQQVFRDTDYLIRWGGEEFLIVARATSREIAADLAERVRLVVADKNFLLDGDLLIRQTCSVGYACFPFVTAHPRAVSWQEVIDIADIALYAVKHSGRNGWVGLSAEEHAWPELLLCTLKNDPKGAILNNELKLATNKTPQLVIDALTKKQSIN; encoded by the coding sequence ATGAATTTATATGCACTGAGTGATGAGATAAGTCGTCTTCATCCCGAGGCCAGTGCTTTGGTTGGGGCTCCTCAGGTCGAGGTGTTAGCCTCACTCGCATGGTATTTGCGTCAATTAGATAGTCAAGCTTCGCTAGCTTTAATAGAAGAAGCTGAGTACTTAATCACTAGTGGCAGTTTGCCGGAAGATCAATCTCGTGTCGTACGAAGTCGTCTGCTATTAACGCAAGCCGAAATTGCCGCCTTAACTAGAGACTTTGAGCTCGCTGAACAATTGCTGTTAGCTGCCAGGGCGGGTTTTGTATTGCAAGCTGATGTGACAGGTGAAGGCGATAGTTATTTGGTGGAGAGTGTGCTCGCGCTGGAGCAAGGTGATATGAAGCGCGCGCTCAGTGCGAGCCAATCTGCATTGAGCCGCTTTGAACAAGGCTGTGAGCTTTTACGTATATTGCTGGCGCAGGCATGGCATATTTATCTCTTAGCTTTTTCTGAGCCTGAACGGGCGCGTAAAGATTTGATGTTGTTAGTCAGTACAAATGAGCTGAAACATCCGGCCCTGGCTGCGCTGATTGCGGCTACGCAAGCTGAATTGCTATTTACTACCGAAGTGGCTAGATCTGCAGTGCTGTATTCGCAAGCGAGTGAGTTAGCGCAAAAAGCAGGCTTAATACGATTGGCGATTATGGCTGCCTGTAATGCGGGAGTGGCGCTGCAAAAGCTCGGCGATTTTGATGCTGCAGCCACTTCTTATGACTGGGCTGTCACGCGCGCGCGTAAAACTGAATGGCCTTTGATGATCGCCTTTAGTTTGATGCGCTTTGGTGAACTATTACGCCACTTAAATCGACTCGAGCAAAGTCAGCAAGTGTTGGAGGAATCGCTGCAAGGCTTGATTGCAAGTAATCATGGAATACATACTGCGATCGCCCAAGCTGAATTGGGAACCACCTTGTTATTGCGAGGGCTGCCGAAACAGGCCGCGGCTTATTTTGATACGGCGATAGCACTGTATCGGGCCGCTGGTTCCAGGGGGAATCTGGCTGAGCATTTGATTAGCCAGGCACGTGCTTTGTCAGCAGCGGGCGAACCGATGGCCGCACTGATGGCGATCGATGAAGCACGCCAGCTGATCATTGAGTTGTCTAGCGATACTTTACATATTGATTTACGCGTCGCACTCGCAGAAATTTATGCTCGTCATGAGTTGCCATATTCGTTTGAGATCGCCGCACCGAATTTGGTTTTACATTTTTTGGAGGAGGCACTCATTGTTGGCAATGGCTTGCAGGGATGGCAAGCGCCAGCAACATTATTGTTGTCGCTGGCAGAAGCTTGGTCCGCCGTGCAACAAGGGAAGAAGGCGTTTGAATACGCAAAAAAAGCGATTGCAGCTGACCGTCGCGAACGCAATAAGCAAGCCGAAAATTGGGCGACGTTAATGCAAGTGAGGCATGAGACCGAACGCGCCAAGGCCGATGCTATCCATCATCAGCAAATGGCGAGTGCATCACTGGAAACCTCGCAGACTTTAAAGCTGTTGGCTAAAGTTGGACAAGAGATTACTGCGGACTTGAACTTCAAAAATGTCTGTCAAAGTTTGCAGCGTCATTTAGGAAGCTTACTTGGGGCTGCGGATATATGCATCTGGTTAATAACTGCAAAAAGTGGTGAACTTGAGTTGTCGTATTGTGTGGAAGGTGGCGTCGCAATCTCGCCGACCTTATCGCCAAACGAAAACAAATTGCGCAATGCGGTTTTATGCATAGGTCAAAGGGACGAATTGGTCTGTGAGTCCGATGTATCCGCAACGAGTTCGCAAGCGAATTTGTTTGGCCCCTTGATCATTGCAGATAGAGCGTTGGGAGTGATTGCCATACAATCGACAAATGCAGGTGCATATGGCGAGCGGGAGCGACTTATCTTTAGAAGCTTGTGCGCATATGGCGCGATCGCACTTGATAATGCGTATGCGCATGACCAGCTACAAAAGACTCAGGATCAATTGGAGCTGGCCTTAAAAGAACTGGAAGAAACCAGCTTAACTGATCCGTTGACTGGACTTAAGAATCGAAGATTTCTGATTCAAAATATAGAAAATGATGTGGCGCTGTGTATTCGCCATTATCAACTTAATCCCAACGATAAAAATAGAATCCCCAAGGATGCCGATCTGCTTATGTTTTTGGTGGATTTGGATCATTTTAAACAGATTAACGATAAGTATGGACATGCTGCGGGCGATGCGGTGTTGGTGCAAATTCGCGAACGCCTGCAGCAGGTGTTTCGTGACACCGATTATCTGATACGCTGGGGCGGTGAGGAATTTTTAATCGTGGCGCGCGCAACATCGAGAGAGATTGCTGCAGACTTAGCCGAACGTGTGCGTTTGGTGGTGGCTGACAAAAATTTTCTGCTAGACGGTGATTTGCTGATTCGGCAGACTTGCTCGGTAGGATATGCGTGTTTTCCTTTCGTGACGGCGCATCCACGTGCGGTTAGTTGGCAAGAGGTGATAGATATTGCAGATATTGCCCTGTATGCAGTTAAGCATTCCGGAAGAAACGGATGGGTGGGATTGTCTGCGGAAGAACATGCATGGCCAGAATTATTACTCTGTACCTTGAAGAACGATCCGAAAGGCGCGATACTTAACAATGAACTAAAGCTGGCTACGAATAAAACACCCCAATTGGTAATAGATGCACTAACAAAAAAACAATCAATAAATTGA